A single region of the Mycteria americana isolate JAX WOST 10 ecotype Jacksonville Zoo and Gardens chromosome 10, USCA_MyAme_1.0, whole genome shotgun sequence genome encodes:
- the TAF1 gene encoding transcription initiation factor TFIID subunit 1 isoform X1: MSDSESEEEADGGRAEPFSLAGFLFGNINEAGQLEGDSVLDKESKKHLAGLGVLGLGNLITEITASEEDSPEADGAHLDEEGWIKSTEDAVDYSDINEVAEDESRRYKQAMGSLQPVRRPVLSPDWLDEDEDDYDADCEDIDSKLMPPPPPPPVLGRKEDEKDAAAAVSEDGDGIILPSIIAPSSAASDKVDFSSSSDSESEMGPQEARQAESKEGKLTLPLAGIMQRDATKQLPSVTELFPEFRPGKVLRFLRLFGPGKNVPSVWRSARRKRKKKHRELAQEVQIQESEVVVESGMEGKSPWEYEFAAPPPPEQCLSDDEITMMAPVESKFSQSTGDIDKVTDTKPKVAEWRYGPAQLWYDMLGIPEDGSGFDYGFKLKEKKKEQEVKGHTDEGDAGLMDEKDDLLADEHFLMVTQLQWEDDVIWNGEDVKHKGTKTQRASLAGWLPSSMTRNATAYNAQQGLNRSGSLLNPPIPLAQKPNVAGVLGIAKGKEKQVPEQQVSLDEDKPWYSIFPIDNEELVYGRWEDNIIWDDQAMETYLDPPVLTLDPNDENIILEIPDEKEEMTLNSPSKENKKESSLKKSRILLGKTGVIKEEPQQNMSQPEVKDPWNLSNDEFYYPKQQGLRGTFGGNIIQHSIPAVELRQPFFPTHMGPMKLRQFHRPPLKKYSFGALSQPGPHAVQPLLKHIKKKAKMREQERQASGGGEMFFMRTPQDLTGKDGDLILAEYSEENAPLMMQVGMATKIKNYYKRKPGKDPGAPDCKYGETVYCHTSPFLGSLHPGQLLQAFENNLFRAPIYLHKMPETDFLIIRTRQGYYVRELVDIFVVGQECPLYEVPGPNSKRANTHIRDFLQVFIYRLFWKSRDRPRRIRMEDIKKAFPSHSESSIRKRLKLCADFKRTGMDSNWWVLKPDFRLPTEEEIRAMVSPEQCCAYYSMIAAEQRLKDAGYGEKSFFAPEEENEEDFQMKIDDEVRTAPWNTTRAFIAAMKGKCLLEVTGVADPTGCGEGFSYVKIPNKPTQQKDDKEPQPVKKTVTGTDADLRRLSLKNAKQLLRKFGVPEEEIKKLSRWEVIDVVRTMSTEQARSGEGPMSKFARGSRFSVAEHQERYKEECQRIFDLQNKVLESTEILSTDTDSSSAEDSDFEEMGKNIENMLQNKKTSSQLSREREEQERKELQRMLLGEDSSNDKERGKKDRRDKKGLSSASGASANSHKDDDTASVTSLNSSATGRRLKIYRTFRDEDGKEYVRCETVRKPAVIDAYCRIRTTKDEEFIRKFALFDEQHREEMRKERRRIQEQLRRLKRNQEKEKLKGPPEKKPKKMKERPDLKLKCGACGAIGHMRTNKFCPLYYQTNAPPSNPVAMTEEQEEELEKTVIHNDNEELIKVEGTKIVLGKQLIESADEVRRKSLVLKFPKQQLPPKKKRRVGTTVHCDYLNRPHKSIHRRRTDPMVTLSSILEGIINDIRDLPNTYPFHTPVNPKVVKDYYKIITRPMDLQTLRENVRKRQYPSREEFREHLELIVKNSATYNGPKHSLTQISQSMLDLCDEKLKEKEDKLARLEKAINPLLDDDDQVAFSFILDNIVTQKMMAVPDSWPFHHPVNKKFVPDYYKVIANPMDLETIRKNISKHKYQNRETFLDDVNLILANSIKYNGPDSQYTKTAQEIVNICYQTLAEYDEHLTQLERDISTAKEAALEEADLESLDPMTPGPYTPQPPDLYDTNTSLSMSHDASVYQDESNLSAMDTPITTPEKRETQMRQGRGRLGEEDSDVDIEGFDEDDDGKPKTPAPEVEDADGDLADEEEGSAQQPQASVLYEDLLMSDGEDDDDGSDEEGDNPFSSIQLSESGSDSDVEPNAVRPKQPHVLQENTRMGMDNEESMMSYEGDGGETSHVMEDSNISYGSYEEPDPKSNTRDTSFSSIGGYEISEEEEEEEQQRCGPSVLSQVHLSEDEEDSEDFHSIAGDSDLDSDE; the protein is encoded by the exons ATGTCAGACTCTGAGAGCGAGGAGGAGGCGGATGGCGGCCGCGCCGAGCCCTTCTCGCTGGCCGGGTTCCTCTTCGGCAATATCAATGAGGCGGGGCAGCTGGAGGGGGACAGCGTCCTCGACAAG GAATCCAAGAAGCACCTGGCCGGGTTGGGTGTGCTGGGACTGGGCAACCTAATCACTGAGATCACAGCCAGCGAGGAGGACAGCCCGGAGGCCGATGGAGCCCACCTGGACGAGGAAG gcTGGATTAAGAGCACAGAAGATGCTGTTGATTATTCAGATATTAATGAAGTGGCAGAAGATGAGAGCCGTAGGTATAAGCAGGCAATGGGCAGCCTGCAGCCAGTTCGAAGACCAG TCTTGTCTCCTGACTGGTtagatgaagatgaggatgattACGATGCTGACTGCGAAGATATCGATTCCAAGTTGatgccaccgccaccaccacctccagtacttggaaggaaagaagatgaaaaagatgcagctgctgctg TATCTGAAGATGGAGACGGTATCATTTTGCCCTCCATCAttgctccttcctctgctgcctccgACAAGGtggatttcagcagcagctctgattCTGAGTCAGAGATGGGACCTCAAGAAGCCAGGCAGGCAGAATCCAAGGAAGGCAAACTCACACTTCCTCTTGCAGGAATCATGCAGCGAGATGCTACCAAACAGTTGCCAAGTGTTACAGAGCTCTTCCCGGAATTTCGACCAGGCAAG GTGCTGCGTTTCCTGCGTCTCTTTGGCCCTGGAAAGAATGTTCCATCGGTTTGGCGTAGTGCCCGAAGGAAACGCAAGAAGAAACATCGGGAGTTGGCACAAGAAGTGCAGATACAGGAGAGTGAAGTTGTAGTTGAGAGTGGAATGGAAGGAAAATCTCCTTGGGAATATGAGTTTGCTGCTCCTCCCCCTCCTGAGCAGTGCCTTTCAGATGATGAG ATTACCATGATGGCACCTGTGGAATCGAAATTTTCCCAGTCAACTGGTGATATAGACAAAGTGACAGATACAAAGCCTAAAGTGGCAGAATGGCGCTATggcccagcacagctctggtATGATATGCTGGGGATCCCTGAAGATGGCAGTGGATTTGATTATGGTTTCaagctgaaggagaagaagaaggagcaggaggttAAAGGACACACAGATGAGGGG GATGCAGGGCTGATGGATGAGAAGGATGATCTGCTAGCTGATGAGCACTTTCTTATGGTGACACAGCTCCAATGGGAGGATGATGTTATCTGGAATGGAGAAGATGTCAAGCACAAAGGGACTAAGACACAGCGGGCAAGTTTGGCAGGCTGGCTGCCATCCAGCATGACTAGAAATGCCACTGCATACAATGCCCAACAAG gtTTGAACCGCAGTGGCTCTTTGCTCAATCCACCAATTCCACTAGCACAGAAACCAAATGTAGCAGGAGTCCTAGGTATAGcaaagggcaaagaaaagcagGTCCCTGAACAGCAAG TTTCCCTGGATGAAGACAAGCCCTGGTACTCTATTTTCCCGATTGATAATGAAGAGTTAGTATATGGCCGTTGGGAAGACAATATCATCTGGGATGATCAGGCAATGGAAACCTACTTGGATCCCCCTGTCTTAACACTTGATCCAAATGATGAAAACATAATTCTAG AAATTCctgatgaaaaggaagaaatgactTTGAACTCTCCATCCAAGGAGAACAAGAAAGAATCTTCTCTAAAGAAGAGTCGAATCCTATTGGGAAAAACAGGTGTCATCAAGGAAGAACCACAGCAG AACATGTCTCAGCCAGAGGTGAAGGATCCCTGGAACCTCTCCAATGATGAGTTTTACTACCCCAAACAGCAGGGACTTCGAGGAACCTTTGGAGGCAACATCATTCAG CACTCTATCCCAGCAGTGGAACTTCGCCAGCCATTCTTTCCCACACATATGGGTCCTATGAAGCTCCGACAATTTCATCGGCCTCCCCTGAAGAAATACTCTTTTGGTGCCTTGTCCCAGCCAGGGCCCCATGCTGTGCAACCTCTGCTGAAGCacataaaaaagaaagccaaa ATGAGAGAGCAGGAGCGTCAGGCTTCTGGCGGGGGTGAAATGTTCTTCATGCGCACACCACAGGACCTAACTGGCAAGGATGGAGATCTCATCCTTGCTGAATACAGTGAGGAAAATGCCCCTTTAATGATGCAGGTTGGCATGGcaacaaagattaaaaattacTACAAAAGG AAACCTGGCAAAGATCCAGGAGCTCCAGACTGTAAATATGGAGAGACTGTTTATTGTCACACTTCCCCATTCCTGGGTTCTCTGCATCCAGGCCAGTTACTGCAG GCATTTGAAAATAACCTTTTCCGGGCCCCTATCTATTTACATAAGATGCCTGAAACGGATTTCCTGATTATCCGGACACGACAAGGCTATTATGTTCGAGAATTAGTGGATATTTTTGTAGTTGGTCAGGAGTGCCCACTTTATGAAGTACCTGGTCCCAACTCTAAACGAGCGAACACCCATATCAGAGATTTTTTGCAG GTTTTTATTTATCGCCTCTTCTGGAAAAGCAGAGACCGTCCTCGGAGAATTCGCATGGAGGATATCAAGAAGGCCTTTCCCTCACACTCAGAGAGTAGCATCCGAAAGCGGCTAAAGCTTTGTGCTGATTTCAAACGCACAG GGATGGACTCAAATTGGTGGGTTTTAAAGCCAGATTTCAGATTGCCAACAGAGGAAGAGATCAGAGCAATGGTGTCCCCAGAACAGTGCTGTGCTTATTACAGCATGATTGCGGCTGAGCAGCGACTGAAG GATGCAGGTTATGGGGAGAAATCCTTCTTTGCACCAGAAGAGGAGAATGAAGAggatttccaaatgaaaattgaTGATGAG GTGCGCACAGCTCCATGGAACACCACACGAGCCTTCATTGCTGCTATGAAGGGCAAGTGCCTCCTAGAAGTGACTGGTGTAGCAGATCCTACTGGTTGTGGTGAAGGATTTTCTTATGTGAAGATTCCAAACAAACCAACTCAGCAGAAG GATGATAAAGAACCTCAGCCAGTGAAAAAAACAGTGACTGGGACAGATGCTGATCTGCGCCGACTTTCTCTCAAAAATGCCAAACAGCTTCTGCGTAAATTTGGAGTGCCTGAAGAGGAG ATAAAGAAGCTGTCCCGGTGGGAAGTGATTGATGTGGTACGTACGATGTCTACAGAGCAGGCTCGTTCAGGGGAAGGCCCTATGAGCAAATTTGCACGGGGGTCTCGGTTTTCTGTAGCAGAACATCAGGAGAGATACAAAGAAGAGTGTCAGCGCATCTTTGATTTACAAAATAA AGTTCTGGAATCCACTGAGATCCTGTCAACAGACACAGatagcagctctgctgaagacaGTGACTTTGAAGAGATGGGAAAGAATATTGAGAATATGTTACAGAACAAGAAAACTAGTTCTCAGCTCTCTCGGGAAAGAGAAGAGCAGGAACGAAAGGAATTGCAAAGGATGCTTCTGGGAGAAGACAGTAGCAATGACAAAGAGAGGGGCAAAAAGGACAGGAGAGACAAAAAGGGGCTGT CATCAGCCTCAGGAGCCTCAGCAAACTCTCACAAAGATGATGACACTGCCTCTGTAACTAGCCTTAATTCCTCTGCCACTGGCCGCCGCCTCAAAATCTATCGGACATTTAGAGATGAGGATGGGAAAGAATACGTGAGGTGCGAGACAGTTCGGAAGCCTGCTGTTATTGATGCCTACTGTCGAATACGGACTACCAAGGATGAAGAGTTCAT acgaAAGTTTGCCCTATTTGATGAACAGCACCGTGAGGAAATGCGGAAGGAGCGGCGCAGGATCCAGGAACAATTACGGCGGTTAAAACGGaaccaagaaaaagagaaactcaaGGGCCCTCCAGAAAAGAAGcccaagaaaatgaaagagcGTCCAGACTTGAAA CTAAAGTGTGGAGCATGTGGTGCAATTGGCCATATGAGGACTAATAAGTTCTGCCCTCTTTACTACCAAACAAATGCCCCACCTTCTAATCCTGTTGCAAtgacagaggagcaggaggaagagctggaaaaaacagtCATTCACAATGATAATGAAGAACTCATCAAAGTAGAAGGAACAAAAATTGTCCTGGGAAAACAACTGATTGAGAG TGCGGATGAGGTTCGCAGGAAATCATTGGTACTGAAGTTTCCTAAACAGCAGCTTCCTCCGAAGAAGAAGCGGCGAGTAGGGACAACCGTTCACTGTGATTATCTGAAT CGTCCTCATAAATCTATCCACCGACGGCGAACAGATCCTATGGTGACACTGTCATCCATCTTGGAGGGCATCATCAATGACATAAGGGATCTTCCTAAT ACATACCCCTTTCATACACCTGTAAATCCAAAAGTTGTCAAAGATTATTATAAGATTATTACTCGGCCCATGGATTTACAGACCCTGCGTGAAAATGTTCGTAAGCGGCAGTACCCATCCCGAGAAGAGTTCAGAGAACATCTGGAACTAATTGTTAAGAACAGTGCGACATACAATG GGCCAAAGCACTCACTGACACAGATATCTCAGTCCATGCTGGACCTGTGTGATGAAAAGCTAAAAGAG AAGGAAGATAAACTGGCTCGATTAGAAAAAGCAATTAATCCCCTCCTGGATGATGATGATCAAGTggccttttccttcattttggatAACATTGTCACTCAAAAGATGATGGCAGTTCCAGAT tcttGGCCATTTCATCATCCAGTTAACAAGAAGTTTGTTCCTGATTATTACAAGGTGATTGCTAATCCAATGGATCTGGAGACTATCCGCAAG AATATCTCCAAACACAAATACCAGAACAGAGAGACTTTCCTGGATGATGTTAACCTCATACTTGCCAACAGCATTAAGTACAATG GGCCAGACAGTCAGTATACAAAAACAGCCCAGGAGATTGTAAACATCTGTTATCAAACTTTAGCTGAG TATGATGAGCACCTGACTCAACTTGAGAGAGACATCTCTACTGCTAAGGAAGCAGCACTAGAGGAGGCAGATCTGGAAAGTCTTGATCCTATGACCCCTGGTCCCTACACTCCACAG CCACCTGATTTGTATGATACCAACACTTCCCTCAGTATGTCACATGATGCTTCAGTCTATCAAGATGAGAGCAATTTGTCTGCTATGGACACTCCCATCACTACCCCAGAGAAACGAGAAACTCAG ATGCGCCAGGGGCGAGGTAGGCTGGGCGAGGAAGACTCTGACGTAGATATTGAAGGGTTTGATGAGGATGATGATGGGAAACCTAAGACTCCAGCCCCA GAAGTTGAAGATGCAGATGGTGACCTTGCTGATGAAGAAGAAGGatcagcccagcagccccaggctaGTGTCCTCTATGAAGATTTGCTCATGTCAGATGGagaggatgatgatgatgggAGTGATGAAGAGGGAGATAATCCTTTCTCAT CTATCCAACTGAGTGAGAGTGGCAGTGACTCAGATGTGGAGCCCAATGCAGTGAGACCTAAACAACCTCATGTTCTTCAAGAGAACACACGAATGGGCATGGACAATGAAGAAAGCATGATGTCTTATGAAGGAGATGGTGGGGAGACATCTCACGTTATGGAGGACAGTAATATCAG TTATGGCAGCTATGAAGAACCAGACCCAAAATCCAACACAAGAGATACTAGTTTCAGCAGTATTGGAGGGTATGAGAtctcagaagaggaggaagaggaagaacagcagcGCTGTGGCCCAAGCGTATTAAGTCAGGTCCATCTGTCTGAGGATGAGGAAGACAGCGAGGACTTTCACTCCATTGCAGGAGACAGCGACCTGGACTCAGAtgaataa